One Kribbella sp. NBC_00662 genomic region harbors:
- a CDS encoding MarR family winged helix-turn-helix transcriptional regulator, whose protein sequence is MEDEVDRLIEAWRRERPDLDVAPMEVLSRVSRLARHLDRARSQAFDTHGLESWEFDVLAALRRAGAPYQLSPGKLLKETLVTSGTMTNRVDRLAARGLVERLPDPSDRRGVLVQLTAAGRDAVDAAMADLLTHERALLGSLSERDQQKIARVLRELVRPFDLEKH, encoded by the coding sequence ATGGAGGACGAGGTCGATCGGCTGATCGAGGCCTGGCGCCGCGAGCGCCCCGACCTCGACGTGGCGCCGATGGAGGTGCTGTCCCGGGTCAGCAGGCTCGCGCGGCACCTGGATCGCGCCCGCAGTCAGGCGTTCGACACGCACGGCCTGGAGTCGTGGGAGTTCGACGTCCTCGCGGCGCTGCGCCGGGCGGGCGCGCCGTACCAGCTCTCCCCCGGCAAACTGCTGAAGGAAACGCTCGTCACCTCCGGCACGATGACGAACCGGGTCGACCGGCTCGCCGCGCGCGGCCTGGTCGAGCGGCTGCCCGATCCGTCGGATCGCCGTGGCGTGCTCGTGCAACTGACCGCCGCCGGCCGGGACGCGGTCGACGCCGCGATGGCCGACCTGCTCACCCACGAGCGCGCGCTGCTCGGATCGCTCAGTGAGCGCGACCAGCAGAAGATCGCCCGCGTACTGCGCGAGCTGGTCCGCCCGTTCGATCTGGAAAAGCACTGA
- a CDS encoding ABC-F family ATP-binding cassette domain-containing protein — protein sequence MEAVSKGFGTRTLLDSVTLGIGRGERAGVVGRNGDGKSTLLQVLARREEPDSGRITHNRDLRLGYLGQSDDLDPGQTVLHAVLGDVETYTWAADPRARSVMEHLLGEVDHQALIGSLSGGERRRASLARLLLTEVDLLVLDEPTNHLDIEAVSWLAEHVVDRAGALIVVTHDRWFLDAVCTVTWEVQGGHVSSYDGGYAAYVLAKAERARSAQVTETKRQNLLKKELAWLRRGAPARSTKPKFRIEAANALIENEPPPRDKLALSQLATARLGKDVFDVEDVSLSFGDRVMLNHVTFRLGPADRIGLLGPNGAGKTTFLKVLTGQLAPDRGVVKQGKTVRVANLSQTLDEVDGAATVLEHITAIRRTAALAGRGGELTSSQLLERFGFTGDKLTTRISDLSGGERRRLQLLRILLDEPNVLILDEPTNDLDVETLTVLEDFLDSWPGVVVTVTHDRYFLERVSDMVYAIMGDGQVRHLPRGVEQYLDELEAGIPRRAPSNALTPAPEMSSNLSVDPAAARAAKKELNRIERQLAKLTETEAKLHDQLAASASDYERLAELDTELRKLADERAELETAWFEAAEQAE from the coding sequence ATGGAAGCTGTTTCCAAAGGCTTCGGCACCCGGACGTTGCTCGACTCGGTCACCCTCGGGATCGGGCGCGGTGAGCGAGCCGGCGTGGTCGGACGGAACGGCGACGGCAAATCGACGCTTCTACAGGTCCTGGCGAGGCGTGAGGAGCCCGACAGCGGCCGGATCACGCACAACCGCGACCTGCGGCTCGGATACCTCGGGCAGAGCGACGATCTCGACCCCGGGCAGACCGTGCTGCACGCGGTGCTCGGCGATGTCGAGACCTACACCTGGGCTGCCGATCCACGTGCACGCTCGGTGATGGAGCACTTGCTCGGTGAGGTCGACCATCAGGCGCTGATCGGCAGCCTGAGCGGCGGCGAACGCCGCCGGGCGTCCCTCGCCAGGCTGTTGCTGACCGAGGTCGACCTGCTCGTCCTCGACGAGCCCACCAACCACCTCGACATCGAGGCGGTCAGCTGGCTCGCCGAGCACGTCGTCGACCGCGCCGGCGCTCTCATCGTCGTCACGCACGACCGCTGGTTCCTGGACGCGGTCTGCACGGTCACCTGGGAGGTGCAGGGCGGCCACGTCTCGTCGTACGACGGTGGGTACGCCGCCTACGTCCTCGCCAAGGCCGAGCGGGCCCGGAGCGCGCAGGTCACCGAGACCAAGCGACAGAACCTGCTGAAGAAGGAGCTCGCCTGGCTGCGCCGCGGTGCGCCGGCGCGATCCACCAAGCCGAAGTTCCGGATCGAGGCCGCGAACGCCCTGATCGAGAACGAGCCGCCGCCGCGGGACAAGCTCGCGCTGTCGCAGCTGGCAACCGCCCGGCTCGGCAAGGACGTGTTCGACGTGGAGGACGTCAGCCTGAGCTTCGGCGACCGGGTGATGCTCAACCACGTCACGTTCCGCCTCGGCCCGGCCGACCGGATCGGGCTGCTCGGCCCGAACGGCGCCGGCAAGACGACGTTCCTCAAGGTCCTGACCGGACAGCTCGCCCCGGACCGCGGTGTGGTCAAGCAGGGCAAGACGGTCCGCGTCGCGAACCTGTCCCAGACCCTCGACGAGGTCGACGGTGCGGCGACCGTGCTCGAGCACATCACCGCGATCCGCCGTACGGCGGCACTCGCGGGCCGAGGTGGCGAGCTGACGTCGTCGCAGCTGCTGGAGCGGTTCGGGTTCACCGGGGACAAGCTGACGACGCGGATCTCGGACCTGTCCGGTGGCGAGCGGCGCCGGCTGCAGTTGCTGCGCATCCTGCTCGACGAGCCGAACGTGCTGATTCTCGACGAGCCGACCAACGACCTGGACGTCGAGACGCTCACCGTGCTGGAGGACTTCCTCGACAGCTGGCCCGGCGTCGTCGTCACGGTCACCCACGACCGGTACTTCCTCGAGCGCGTCAGCGACATGGTTTACGCGATCATGGGTGACGGACAGGTGCGGCATCTGCCGCGCGGCGTCGAGCAGTATCTCGACGAACTCGAGGCCGGAATTCCGCGCCGGGCACCGTCAAATGCGTTGACGCCGGCGCCGGAGATGTCCAGCAATTTGTCAGTTGACCCGGCAGCGGCGCGGGCGGCGAAGAAAGAGCTGAACCGGATCGAGCGGCAGCTCGCCAAACTCACCGAGACCGAGGCGAAGCTGCACGACCAGCTGGCCGCCAGTGCCAGCGACTACGAGCGGCTGGCCGAGCTGGACACCGAGCTGCGCAAGCTGGCCGACGAGCGGGCCGAGCTCGAGACGGCATGGTTCGAAGCGGCCGAGCAGGCCGAGTAG
- a CDS encoding methyltransferase domain-containing protein: protein MRASPVWSPVQYGTYADERARPFRDLVERVQATDVRTVVDLGCGPGALTATLRQVWPEAVIRGIDSSPQMLEAAAEYADDHLSFELGDVREWAAEPGSLDVIVTNATLQWIPEQVDLLPGFVRALRPGGWLAIQIPGNGNAPSHAILRELAETEPYAEYAKDASLRPDVPGPAEYVDVLSAEGCVVDAWETTYFHVLAGDNAVLEWVKGTGARPVLQSLPDELRKQFEAEYGARLAEAYPQKPYGTLLPFRRIFAVAQKQG from the coding sequence ATGCGTGCGTCACCGGTGTGGAGTCCAGTGCAGTACGGCACGTACGCCGACGAGCGGGCCCGCCCGTTCCGGGACCTGGTCGAGCGGGTGCAGGCGACCGACGTACGGACCGTCGTCGATCTCGGCTGCGGTCCGGGCGCGCTGACCGCGACGCTGCGCCAGGTCTGGCCGGAGGCCGTGATCCGGGGGATCGACAGCTCACCGCAGATGCTCGAGGCGGCGGCGGAGTACGCCGATGATCATTTGAGCTTCGAACTGGGCGATGTTCGCGAGTGGGCCGCCGAGCCGGGGTCGCTCGACGTCATCGTCACGAACGCGACGCTGCAGTGGATCCCCGAGCAGGTCGACCTGCTGCCCGGGTTCGTGCGCGCGTTGCGTCCGGGCGGGTGGCTGGCGATCCAGATCCCGGGCAACGGGAACGCGCCGTCGCACGCGATCCTGCGTGAGCTCGCCGAGACCGAGCCGTACGCCGAGTACGCGAAGGACGCGTCGCTGCGTCCGGACGTGCCCGGGCCGGCGGAGTACGTCGATGTGCTCAGCGCGGAGGGTTGCGTTGTGGACGCGTGGGAGACGACGTATTTCCACGTGCTGGCGGGCGACAACGCCGTACTGGAATGGGTGAAGGGGACCGGCGCGCGGCCGGTGCTGCAGTCGTTGCCGGATGAGCTGCGCAAGCAGTTCGAAGCGGAGTACGGCGCTCGGTTGGCGGAGGCTTATCCGCAGAAGCCGTACGGGACGCTGCTGCCGTTCCGCCGGATCTTCGCGGTGGCGCAGAAGCAGGGATGA
- a CDS encoding ABC transporter ATP-binding protein, with protein MSLQTGELAAGRLPQDGEPRTAIRAHELRKVYGQGDTAVAALDGVSVDFGVGQFTAIMGPSGSGKSTLMHCLAGLDTPTGGQVLLGETELTRLPDSELTKIRRDRVGFVFQSFNLLPMLTAKDNILLPLELGNRKPDQQWLDTLIDVLGLADRLTHRPSELSGGQQQRVAVARALVGRPEVVFADEPTGNLDSRSGAEVLGFLRRSVREFGQTVVMVTHDPLAASYADRVVMLADGKLAGELRQPTPESVLDALRQLGA; from the coding sequence ATGAGCTTGCAGACCGGAGAGCTTGCGGCCGGGCGGCTGCCGCAGGACGGGGAACCGCGGACCGCGATCCGGGCGCACGAGCTGCGCAAGGTGTACGGACAGGGCGACACCGCGGTCGCCGCGCTCGACGGCGTCTCGGTCGACTTCGGCGTCGGCCAGTTCACCGCGATCATGGGCCCGTCCGGGTCCGGCAAGTCGACGCTGATGCACTGCTTGGCCGGTCTCGACACGCCGACCGGCGGTCAGGTCCTGCTCGGCGAGACCGAGCTGACCCGGCTGCCCGACTCCGAGCTGACCAAGATCCGCCGGGACCGGGTCGGGTTCGTCTTCCAGTCGTTCAACCTGCTGCCGATGCTGACCGCGAAGGACAACATCCTGCTGCCGCTCGAACTCGGCAACCGCAAGCCCGACCAGCAGTGGCTCGACACGCTGATCGACGTACTCGGTCTCGCGGACCGGCTCACGCACCGGCCGTCGGAGCTGTCCGGCGGTCAGCAGCAGCGGGTCGCGGTCGCGCGCGCCCTGGTCGGACGGCCCGAGGTCGTGTTCGCCGACGAGCCGACCGGCAACCTTGACTCGCGGTCGGGCGCCGAGGTGCTCGGCTTCCTGCGCCGCTCGGTCCGCGAGTTCGGCCAGACCGTGGTGATGGTCACCCACGACCCACTGGCCGCGTCGTACGCCGACCGCGTCGTGATGCTTGCCGATGGCAAGCTTGCGGGCGAACTGCGGCAGCCGACCCCGGAGAGCGTCCTCGACGCCCTGCGCCAGCTGGGAGCCTGA
- a CDS encoding VOC family protein produces MSMRLDHVQVSCPPGGEDLARAFYGEALGMTEVEKPELLRARGGCWFKSGDAEIHVGVEAGFTPAKKAHPALAVDDLDGLAAKLANLGYPVTWDNETIPGRRRFHTTDGHGNRIEIV; encoded by the coding sequence ATGAGCATGCGACTCGATCATGTGCAGGTGTCGTGCCCGCCCGGTGGTGAGGATCTGGCGCGCGCGTTCTACGGCGAGGCGCTCGGGATGACCGAGGTGGAGAAGCCGGAGCTGCTCAGGGCGCGCGGCGGATGCTGGTTCAAGTCCGGCGACGCGGAGATCCATGTCGGGGTGGAGGCGGGGTTCACTCCGGCGAAGAAGGCCCACCCGGCGCTGGCTGTCGATGACCTGGACGGTCTGGCGGCGAAGCTCGCGAACCTGGGCTATCCGGTCACGTGGGACAACGAGACCATCCCCGGCCGCCGGCGGTTCCACACCACCGACGGACACGGGAATCGGATCGAAATCGTGTGA
- a CDS encoding ABC transporter permease produces the protein MRRSILSSLRAHVGRLVAACLAIVLGVGFGSLAMIVHSSASHGVDETIGAQYKGVDAVVYPDRSTISPADIANVRKLPQAASVVTLTTSYMQVSYPDLVRPTTLPIDALYDTTRIAGPGTSSGRLPSTTNEIALPARAAAKHKVTVGQTLRISSYEDKSWAVTVVGLLDDSKVVGTASAVATPAAVKIFEPGAFVRGIAIAAKPGVTQQQLADAAGPVVSKGLETFTGTGFIEHEVKSYTNGIDVLGGVFGMFAVIALFVACLVIGNTFTIVIAQRTREMALLRCVGASRRQVFSSVIAEASVVGVIASAIGVVFGVALSAVGLALSREFDWGIPPVPLHLDLSSVFLPLLLGTVATLLAAVVPARRATKVAPLAALRPEAAPAAASKAGVLRLILGFLLLVGGGLLLAAGAASHQVLVGVAGGAISFLGILAVGSLLVPALIRVIGALPAKSGGVPARIAVANAVRNPKRTAATTSALLIGVTLISLTCVGIASVRKTFDVSMDGQYPVDLMVTTYKEKMPANAQQQLRDIKGITQVVPISQVTVKSGGQEVQVTGIDAAAAGSVIHNPEAAGKLKPGTALLDRSTMIMLKLEDGSPLTIVSGEHKLTVTAQRATGLDPITVSSSDLAKLSPTAPVTGFWLASDPKADGSDVIDAVQQSIPTVKDLSVTGGLAERTSYTKVFDVLLIVGVGLLGVSVLIALVGVGNTLSLSVLERTRENALLRAMGLSRRQLRRMLAVESLLMALVAAGLGIVLGLVYGWTGTSALMGGQTVDGGVEYAVPGTLLIIIAAVAAVAGLLASVLPARRAAKVAPAGALATE, from the coding sequence GTGCGACGTTCCATCCTCTCCTCGCTGCGCGCCCATGTGGGCCGCCTGGTCGCCGCCTGTCTGGCGATCGTGCTCGGGGTCGGTTTCGGTTCGCTGGCGATGATCGTGCACTCGTCCGCGTCGCACGGTGTCGACGAGACGATCGGCGCGCAGTACAAGGGTGTCGACGCCGTGGTCTACCCGGACCGGTCGACGATCTCGCCCGCCGACATCGCCAACGTGCGGAAGCTGCCGCAGGCCGCGTCGGTCGTCACGCTGACCACGTCGTACATGCAGGTGTCGTACCCGGACCTGGTCAGGCCGACCACGCTGCCGATCGACGCGCTCTACGACACCACTCGCATCGCCGGCCCCGGCACCTCGTCCGGACGGTTGCCCTCCACAACGAACGAGATCGCGCTGCCGGCCCGCGCCGCGGCCAAGCACAAGGTCACCGTCGGTCAGACGCTGCGGATCAGCTCGTACGAGGACAAGTCGTGGGCCGTCACCGTCGTCGGGCTGCTCGACGACTCGAAGGTCGTCGGTACGGCGTCCGCGGTCGCGACTCCGGCCGCCGTCAAGATCTTCGAACCGGGCGCCTTCGTCCGCGGGATCGCGATCGCCGCCAAGCCCGGTGTCACCCAGCAGCAGCTGGCCGATGCCGCGGGACCCGTTGTTTCCAAGGGCCTCGAGACCTTCACCGGGACGGGCTTCATCGAACACGAGGTGAAGAGCTACACCAACGGCATCGACGTACTCGGCGGTGTGTTCGGGATGTTCGCCGTGATCGCGCTGTTCGTCGCATGCCTGGTGATCGGCAACACGTTCACGATCGTGATCGCCCAGCGGACCCGCGAGATGGCGCTACTGCGGTGCGTCGGCGCGTCCCGGCGGCAGGTGTTCTCCTCGGTGATCGCCGAGGCGAGCGTGGTCGGCGTGATCGCGTCGGCGATCGGTGTCGTCTTCGGCGTCGCGCTGTCCGCGGTGGGGCTGGCGCTCTCCCGCGAGTTCGACTGGGGCATTCCGCCGGTGCCGCTGCACCTGGACCTGTCGTCGGTGTTCCTGCCGCTGCTGCTCGGCACCGTGGCGACGCTGCTCGCCGCCGTCGTACCTGCTCGCCGGGCGACCAAGGTGGCGCCGCTCGCCGCGCTACGTCCCGAGGCTGCTCCGGCGGCCGCGTCCAAGGCCGGCGTACTGCGTTTGATCCTCGGGTTCCTGCTCCTCGTCGGCGGCGGTCTGCTGCTGGCGGCCGGCGCGGCGTCGCACCAGGTTCTGGTCGGGGTGGCGGGCGGCGCGATCTCGTTCCTCGGCATCCTCGCGGTCGGTTCGCTGCTCGTGCCGGCGCTGATCCGGGTGATCGGCGCGCTGCCCGCGAAGAGCGGCGGCGTACCTGCTCGGATCGCAGTAGCGAACGCGGTCCGCAACCCGAAGCGTACGGCGGCCACGACGTCCGCGCTGCTCATCGGCGTGACGCTGATCAGCCTGACTTGCGTCGGGATCGCCTCGGTGCGGAAGACGTTCGACGTGTCGATGGACGGTCAGTACCCGGTCGACCTGATGGTGACGACGTACAAGGAGAAGATGCCGGCCAACGCCCAGCAGCAACTCCGTGACATCAAGGGCATCACCCAGGTGGTCCCGATCAGCCAGGTGACGGTGAAGTCCGGCGGCCAGGAGGTCCAGGTGACGGGCATCGACGCGGCCGCCGCTGGGTCTGTCATCCACAACCCGGAGGCGGCCGGAAAGCTCAAGCCGGGTACGGCGTTGTTGGACCGCTCAACGATGATCATGCTCAAGCTCGAGGACGGATCGCCGCTGACGATCGTGTCCGGGGAGCACAAGCTGACTGTCACGGCGCAACGGGCGACCGGGCTCGATCCGATCACGGTGAGCTCGTCCGATCTGGCGAAGCTCTCGCCGACCGCGCCGGTGACCGGGTTCTGGTTGGCGTCGGATCCGAAGGCGGACGGGTCGGACGTGATCGACGCCGTGCAGCAGTCGATCCCGACCGTGAAGGACCTGTCCGTCACCGGCGGCCTGGCCGAGCGGACCAGCTACACGAAGGTCTTCGACGTACTGCTGATCGTCGGCGTCGGCCTGCTCGGGGTGTCGGTGCTGATCGCACTGGTCGGCGTGGGCAACACGCTCAGCCTGTCGGTCCTCGAGCGGACGCGAGAGAACGCACTGCTCCGCGCGATGGGTCTGTCCCGCCGACAGCTCCGCCGGATGCTCGCGGTCGAATCGTTGCTGATGGCACTGGTCGCGGCCGGTCTGGGCATCGTGCTCGGGCTGGTCTACGGCTGGACCGGGACGAGCGCGCTGATGGGCGGCCAGACGGTCGACGGCGGCGTCGAGTACGCCGTACCCGGGACGCTGCTGATCATCATCGCCGCGGTTGCTGCGGTCGCCGGTCTGCTCGCCTCGGTCCTGCCCGCTCGCCGGGCGGCGAAGGTCGCACCGGCCGGCGCTCTCGCGACCGAATGA